One uncultured Carboxylicivirga sp. genomic window, ATGAAATGTATGAAATAGGCACCGGAATGATTGATTTTGATAGTTGAGAAATTATCAGCTAGGTCTTTACTATATAATAGGGAACCATTTATTGATGTTACTTCAAATCGAATGTCTTCTTGTAAACCTGATTCTAGATTAATGTTTATTGTTTGTCCAATTTTAGCAGGATTAGGGTAAATCAAAGGTGAGGTCATTTCTTCTAATTCCACTTGAGATGGACAGGTTTGAAATTTATCACCATTACTATCAACCAACTTAACCAGATAAACTGATTCGCTTTTTAATAAATCTGTCGAATTTCTTCCGGCAGAATAATACTGCTTGTTTTCACCAATATGCTTATTGTTTTCATACCATTCGAAATCAACAAATTTATACCCACCATTATTGGATGGGTTATTGTTCACAGTAAGTGTATTATTCCACATTTGAGTGATGATATCGTTAAAAGCAAATGGTTTACTTAGTTTTAACCGATAAGATTTAGTGTTATTACCTGTTGGAGCATATATTGAGAAATCAAGAGTATTTAATCCTGCATTTTGTGGGATGTATTCAAAAGAAGTCTCCATAGTCACTTCTTGATTATTAATGGGTATAATTTCAATATTAACAGAATTATCCGTATCACAATCAAGTAAATAAGAATCATCTAGTTGAGTCCATTTATTTCCGTCGATATAAACAGAATACAGGTAGGAATCTGTGAATTCAGCGGAAATAGTTTCCTGAAAAAGGTCAACTTTAATAACGTAATGTCCTTGTTTAGCAGGATCGATAGCCCATTTATGGTCGCTAGCCAGATTCTGAAACAGATATTTTGATTCAAGTAGAGTTTCCTGTTGAGTTGCCGGGTGGAATGATACAGGACCCCAATCGTTCTGACCTAGAAATTTGAATTGGTTACGGTCATCACCTGTAACAGCATATTGTAAGATACCGGAAAAGATAAATAAATTAGGATTATTCAGGTCTTTTTTTAGTCTGATGGCACGCCCGGAATCCCAGCCTACTTCAGTTGCTCCTCCTACAATAAATAAGTCAGCCCTTGCAGAAAATATTTCACTAATTAATGTTGAAGCTCTGGTATTGACCTTTATTTTATAGTATTTATCAGGGATGGTTACATTCCATCCCTTGGCATTCTTATCATTTGTCTGTATCATTGAATAACTACCTACCGCATTTGCATCCTGCTCAGCAGGGATGTAGTATTTGGTATCGGGTTGCACTGTAGGCGTATTCATAATTTTAAATTCACCTGTAAGCAATTCACCATGATAGCGGAAGAAACCGGCATTTTGGGTAGGATCTTCAGTAAGTATGGCCGTTTGTCCGGGAATAGCAGAACCTGTAATCCACAGACTGGAGCCATCGGTATTGTAACCGATCTCTTCATTTGGTTCTGTTCCACCATAATCACTTGTGTTCTCTTTGTTATAACTATTGAGAATAAATTCCTTCCATTCGTTTATTTCTTTAACAGGTGCATTATCTGTTTCCAGCAAAAGATCAAAAGCGGCTTCAATGTTTTCATCTATCCAATGTAACTCATCCAGTGTTTTGTCAGGGTTTTCAGCAATACGTTGGTGAGTTGCAGCCAGCATGCCAAATACTTCCGGCATTTTATCACCTAATTTACTCTGCAATGAATCGTTACATTGAATGAGTCTTTTTATTTGCCCTTGCTTTCCGGCAATCAGATCAACGATGGTAGCCTGTTGCTGGTTGAAATCTACTTTTATATCAATTTGAGAGTTGCAGCTGATGGAAGGAGTATGAATGGTAATGGCCAGTAACTTACTGTCGTACGACCAGCATCCTTCTTTTGGCTGTTGAGAGTAAGGATATTGTTTGCCATTTACTGTTACTTTTTGTGCAGGAAGTTTCGATAATAGTTTTAACTGATAGTATCTGGCTTCGGGCATACCTGTGAATGCTCCTTCGCGTGGATTGATAACATAACTACCTTGTGATGAATTAGTCTGTTGTGTTATTAAGGTTGTTGTATATTCTCCTTGTTGGTACTCCTGATTATCTCCATCGTCTTCATACAATGAGAAGGATCCGTTTTCGCCGGGGATAAACTGAATAATTAAGGTATCTGATCTTTCTTTAAGGTGTTTAATATCGGGGTACATCGGAATAACAGCGCCTTCTTTATAAAAGAACGGAATCTCATCCTGAGCATAGCTTCTGTAATATTTTTGATTTCCTTCCAGAATAGCTCCTGTTTCACCTTCGATCCATTTTCCTTCAGGAAGCCAAAAATGCTTGGAGGCTGTTCCAATGGTATAATCCGAAGCTTCAACAACGGGCGAAACCATTATTTCATTACCAAACATATACGATGTTTCCTGCTTGTAAGCTTCGTTTTCTTCCGGAGAATCGTAATATAGCGGACGACATAGTGAAAGTCCGGTATCATAGGCTTCTCTGGAATAAGTGTAAATGTATGGAATCATGGCGTATCGGAACTTAACCGCCTCTTTCATCAGCTTAAAATTGGGGTATTTCCAAATTCTTCTCTCAATATTAGGTGCATTGGTCGCATGAGTTCTGGTGATGGGCGAAAAAATACCAAACTGTATCCATCGTAAGTATAATTCAGGATTATTTTCCCCTGATTGGTTATGGCCTCCCAAATCATGGCTCCAGTAACCATAAGCCACGTTGGAGGCAGTTGAGTTATAATAGATTTGAAAAGCCAGCGTTGGAAAATTAGGGTATGTATCTCCAGAGAAACCAATCTGGTACCGATGATTACCTAATCCACCCCAACGGTGAAAAATCATGGGTCTGCGATCAGGTCTGTTTACCTTCATATCGTTATAGAAAACGTGGTTTAACCAAAAAGTGTTACCCAGATCTTTAACTCCAGGGGTTAGTAACCACTGTTGCCAGTCGAGCCACCAGAAGTCAACACCTCTGTTTTCGTGAGGACGAATGATGTTTTTAAAGAATGCCTGATAAAAACTCTCGTTTTCGA contains:
- a CDS encoding TIM-barrel domain-containing protein; the protein is MMALKKERYLFFLLIALSFTIQLRGQTNPIANEQAIVTSGNMRFSILTPEIIRIEWSDTQQFEDRASFVVVNRNLPVPQYTSEIKNGYLFIKTDKLELKYKTGSYPLTNPASGDNLSISFDMNGSATIWYPGKKDPLNLKGTSRTLDHSNGDNLRGAMEEGLLSRSGWVLIDEAKPNGDTSKSLLLEKKNGQFDWVSERSDDNLIDWYFMGYGHDYKKALADYTKIAGKMPMPPLYSFGYWYSKYERYSEGDFKNIVNDIHQNDIPLDVMVVDMDWHYAGHPDDGGRGGWTGWTWNKSLFPDPQGFLDWLHDQNLKVTLNLHPADGIAPDEENFGSLADDLNLPKNQTIRWNIENESFYQAFFKNIIRPHENRGVDFWWLDWQQWLLTPGVKDLGNTFWLNHVFYNDMKVNRPDRRPMIFHRWGGLGNHRYQIGFSGDTYPNFPTLAFQIYYNSTASNVAYGYWSHDLGGHNQSGENNPELYLRWIQFGIFSPITRTHATNAPNIERRIWKYPNFKLMKEAVKFRYAMIPYIYTYSREAYDTGLSLCRPLYYDSPEENEAYKQETSYMFGNEIMVSPVVEASDYTIGTASKHFWLPEGKWIEGETGAILEGNQKYYRSYAQDEIPFFYKEGAVIPMYPDIKHLKERSDTLIIQFIPGENGSFSLYEDDGDNQEYQQGEYTTTLITQQTNSSQGSYVINPREGAFTGMPEARYYQLKLLSKLPAQKVTVNGKQYPYSQQPKEGCWSYDSKLLAITIHTPSISCNSQIDIKVDFNQQQATIVDLIAGKQGQIKRLIQCNDSLQSKLGDKMPEVFGMLAATHQRIAENPDKTLDELHWIDENIEAAFDLLLETDNAPVKEINEWKEFILNSYNKENTSDYGGTEPNEEIGYNTDGSSLWITGSAIPGQTAILTEDPTQNAGFFRYHGELLTGEFKIMNTPTVQPDTKYYIPAEQDANAVGSYSMIQTNDKNAKGWNVTIPDKYYKIKVNTRASTLISEIFSARADLFIVGGATEVGWDSGRAIRLKKDLNNPNLFIFSGILQYAVTGDDRNQFKFLGQNDWGPVSFHPATQQETLLESKYLFQNLASDHKWAIDPAKQGHYVIKVDLFQETISAEFTDSYLYSVYIDGNKWTQLDDSYLLDCDTDNSVNIEIIPINNQEVTMETSFEYIPQNAGLNTLDFSIYAPTGNNTKSYRLKLSKPFAFNDIITQMWNNTLTVNNNPSNNGGYKFVDFEWYENNKHIGENKQYYSAGRNSTDLLKSESVYLVKLVDSNGDKFQTCPSQVELEEMTSPLIYPNPAKIGQTININLESGLQEDIRFEVTSINGSLLYSKDLADNFSTIKINHSGAYFIHFISKDGVHSTKLIVE